The sequence GTGTATCTCCTGCAAATCAGGGAATCATTGAGGAGCAAAGCACAGAATCAGTACGCTGAACAAAGTTTGTTTAACCCAGATACTGTACATCATATTAGTGGTTGTCCAATGCTAATTTTAAGGGTGCTATGTTAGAACctgcaaaaaatatataattctattattCACTATTCACAAGTGAGGAGTAAAAGTTCAATTACTTAAATGACCATAAGCAAAATTTTGCagaatggagatatatatatatatataatttttttttttaagttggggaGAGGGGGATGACATCATAGGACCTTAGGAATTCCTTCTTACCTGAGCCAGCTGGATGGCCAGAGCTGGCTTTTGGGTTAAGTCAGACAATTCAAACCCCATCAGGGAGGAGTTACCAGGCATCAATCATCTAGAGCTTCTTAAGAAGTAGCAGGAAGCATAGAAATGAAGCAGTTCAGGATTGCTACTAGAGACAGGGTGTGTTAACTATGTTTTCGATTCTGCACTGGCTATGTGACCTGTCATTCCTAACCTCTCCATATGGCTGCTGAATCAGAGACAGCTTAGCAACCAAAGTGGTTCACAGCTTCCCCATGAGCCAGCCCTCAGGGGTGTGCAATGTCATATTATAATCCTCCCAACCACCGACTCCGACCTGCATGTTTGCACTTGGCACCCAGTGGGGAATGTTTGAACCTGGTCACCTCCCACCATCCCAAAGTTATTAAGCACAGACCCCCTCTCCGCTTCCTGACCCTGCATGTGACAGGCTTTGGGGGACCCTGTGTGGCATGCTATGCCCATTGGCTTTAGGGAACTGTGTTAAAAACCTTCTTTCAATGCTATTACCCTTCCTgggccatcacccagttaccttcATAAGGACCCTGGCACAATTCACCAGACCAGCTTTCGGGAAATTCTATTGCCGCATTTTGTTACCAGAAGTGAAATGGAGTATCACTGAAACAATGATGCCCAAAACCCCCAGAAGGCAGATGATGCCGATCCTGATTGGTATGGGAAGTGTATTTATGGAAGGCTGATGTGCCACTGGAGCACCTCTGCTAGCATGTCAGAGAAGAGGTCATTCTCAACAGACTCCAGAGGATCCACACAAATCCAGGAGTTAGAGATAgttggtcctttctcttttctgtttttggtgtTTGTTGTGACACAGAGGCACCGGGAAATAAACACTGATCAACCTTAAGATATCTAGAGAATGGAGTGGTAATTATAACCCATTCACAGTAGTCCTTGTCAGGATTTTTTTACATTACATTGAATGAAGTGTTGCACTAGTATATTCTATAGCCTGGGAGACATAAAAAGAAGGATTTCTCTTCCAGGTATGAGATatgatacaaaaatacattttttccatgtacaaaagagaggaaaaagatggGGAGCCCGGGGAGATGCCAAGTACCCCAACAAGCTTCTgtagaagggagaaagaaaaaaaatcccaaactatTTGGGGTTAAGAATATGCCCAAACAAAAATCAGACTTATGCGTTAAAGAGCTAGAGTTATTCAGATCTAACATCCACGATTCCTACCGGAATGTCAAAGAATGCTCTGCCCTGAAGTGCTATTCCTATTTAACAGAAGGTTCCTTCATTGAAAATAAAGCCGTCTTCCACGTGAGCGTATCGGCCTGTAAGACTGGCCTCAGAGCCCACACTGCGATGTCTAGCTGCTGCCTGAGGTCTCAACGCACCAGTACCGAGGGGCACGTGCCTCCCTGGATTTCCTGGAAGCCCAAAAGGTTTTCCTGTCTAGATCTCAACACAGCACGGTGCCCTTCAGGCCTCGCATGGGAAGGTGGCAGGGAGAACGGAGTGGGGATTCTATCCAGACCAGTGATGGTTTAGGGACTTGAAAGCTTTGTGCACAGAATGCCAATACTCCCCTGGCCAGCATTAGCAAAGCGATGCCCAACACACAAGAGCCAAATGCACAAAAGGAAGGAGGGCAAGGATGGCCTCCCTGGAGTTAATTTTTATACCCTGTGCTAAAATAGATTTCTCTGGAAGTATCTAAATGGCCAAACTGGAACGGCTTCAATCCAGAAACCACGGGTTCTGATGCCCCCGGATGAAGATCTGCCCGAGCTAACCCCAGACAACAGGTATGCGTTTCAGGAAGTGAACTGAATGTGGCAGAGTTTGGGTTCCGTTATGTGCACCCTAAAAATAGAAGTTTCATAAGCATCCTTAAAAAACATCTGCTCCTGTTTTCCAGATATTTGCAACCGAAAATAAAACTTCACAGAAATGCCGTACAAGAGCTGGCGGAGAGCTGGGTTGTCTCCAGAATGGTACGTGGACCGTGGGGTCTTGGTTCCGGCCAATCTGAGGGGGGTCTCTGCAAACCTGCGTACAGGGGCTCCGTGACTGaactcccccctcaccccccggggcagggctgggcagggaagGGTCCTGGAGGCAGTCAAACCCCCTGCGGCCTTGGAAGCTGCGATCTGCCAAAGCCCGAGCGAGTTCCCAGTGCTAACTgacaggcctgggggtggggggcgaggcCAGGGCGTCTCCCTCCACCCCTGAGCCAGCTGGCAAGGTGCCCCTGCGGAGGCCCCCCCACGGCTGTCTGCCCAGTGAagtccccctctgcccctgggcACCACCTAAAATGAAGGCAGACTTCACACGGAAAGCACCTAACACGTGTATCGTAAAAATTTCAGGAAAGATAATTCGGATCTTCTCCAAGGTGTGTGTCTTGCTGCTTGTTGTTCCTGAGAATGCCTTATAAGCAGCAATAGACTTGGAAATGTTATTAGCTGCTACAGTTTGTTTTCCTTCCATGGTCCTGAGACAacccaaaccacaatgaaacaaaccaaaaccctTGAGAGCAGACCTGTCCTCTGCAGGTCTAGCCGGGCAGTGACTGTGGGATGTCACCCAGACTCCTGACCAAGGGAGTGGTGGTGCTCACCCACATGGCTCTCAGCATTAGACCCCAAAGACGTGTCTTGCCTGGTCCTTGAGTTTTCCTTTACAAAATGTGGAGGTTAAAATCCATCAAGGttcagaagggggaaaaaaaagtcctgaatAATCTCAGgttttctagaaataataatCTCTTCTTTTAGAAATATGGTTGACGGGGGCGGTGGGCGGGTTGGCTGGGGTCAACAAGACCCAAAAGATGTTTAGTTTCGTCCTGGACCCCAACTGCCCACACCCGGAAACGAAAACATCCATCAGCTAAGTCACCATTaatcaaaaataacaaagaacGAAGCTCATGGTTTTGGAACATGAGAATAACGCATATAGACCTCACCCGCCAATCCCTATGCTGTGAACACACAAACGCTAGCATTGGAACTTTGGGTATAAAGTGTCCAATTAGCACATTCTCCCCCTAGGTGTAAAGTTTTATTAAACTTGACTCGACCTGCCTTTATTAAAAAACCTTACAAAAGATGTATTTCAGTGCTTGAAAAAATTAACTTTAGGCTCTATGCACAGATAAACTCTGACTGTACAGCAAATATGGTTatatcctttgtttaaaaaatatttttttttccaccactaATGACACTTTGTGGGTAGTTAGTTCTACACAAACGATCCTGTCATTCCTCTGGGAACGTGTCCTAAGGGTTGACTTGTGGCCGGAAAGACCCTCACGGAGCGCCACTGTCCTGCTCGGGAATGTTTATTGAGATTGTTTGGGGTTTGGTGTTCTTTTCTTCCgtcttctcttctgtcttctgAGAGAGGGCGCTGGTGTGAGGGGACCCGGCCGGCTGGCTGATTGTCACTTGCCGTTGGCGCGGTCGAGACTCTCCAGCACTTTGTTGAGGCGGATGTTGAGCAGTCTGACCTGACTCTCCAGATGCTCCAGCTTCTCCTCCACGCtggggccactggggctgctgcGCCAGTAGAAGCCCATGGGCCCGGTCATGAAGTAGATGGCCACCACGAAGCACAGGGGCAGGACTGCATTCTCCGGTTCCCCCTCATATTTGTGCAGGACATACACGCAGGACATGGAGAACAGGATGACCCGGGCGACCCAGAAGAAGCGGCCAAATACCACGTGCAGGAGGCTGAAGGTGAAGCCCAGCGTCAGGGACAAGAACCAGTAGGCCAGGAGGACGATGCCGACCAGCAGGAGGGCACGGGCCGGGCTGTTGGCCACTGAGGCTGGGCTAAAATACTGCGATAGGCTCGACACTGCAGAACAGAAAAGGAGGACAGTGGCTGGTCATGGGGATGCCAGGGATTTCTCTCCACGTGGGGCCTGGCAGCTCGGCTCTTTGCTGGTCTTTGCAGTAAGGAACCAGAAACAGCTGCCTCGTGACCCCTCACACTAAGCCCTGGGAGAAGACTACCTGCCAGATCCTGAATTTAAAACACCTTTCCTGGCAGGGCAGAGCTTACAGACTGTCCTTCGATTTCCTTCCTTCCCGTCTTCTGGAGTCACAAAGGCCCAATTTTAGCCCGGGTACGTGGCTGCCTGGGATGAAGGCATCTCTAGCCTCCCTGGTAGCTACAAAACTAAGCTTTGGTCAAGGAGGTGTTCTCTGGTGGCCTCAAGGGGTTTTCCCTAAAAGTAGCAAGAATGTGCCCTTTAcctcctcttcttctgcctgctgGGATGTGGAAGCGATGGCGGGAGTGGGACCAGCTGTCTTGGGCCATAAGGAAAGGGAAGTCACCTATTGGGAAGCAATAAGATGGCAGGTGCCTCGGTCCTAAGGACAACGTGCTGCAAAGCCACCTACCAGCCTAACCACCTACCTGTGAACTTTCACAAAGAAATACGCTTCCATCTTGTTTAAGCTGCTGATAATTTGGATCTCTTACTCACAAACCTAATCATACATGAAGTTCCATCTTAAGCATGCAGTGAAATGAATGAGTTGCATCTTCTGTGTGCCCGacttaagaaaattttcaaacagaaaagttaaaaggatagtaaaataaaactcaaaaaaaaaaaaaaaagtaaaataaaactcctATTGCAACCACCTAGGTTTAACAGTTGTTgacattttactatattttatcatatacttttttttaactgagcCATTTGAAAGATGCAAAAGATCATACTTCAGCAtacatatttttccagttttactgagcTATAACTGACATAAAGCACTGTATAAGCTCAAGGTATAGAGCACAACTTATTagatatattgtgaaattatcaccataaattattacaataaatttaattaacatccatcacttcatatagatacaaaaaaaaagaaagaaaaaagttttcttgcCCCAAGAACTCTTAGGATCTACTACTCTCttaataactttcaaatataccacaTCACATACTGTATTACATCCCtggtacttatttatcttacaactAAGAATTTTTACCTTGTGACCACCTCATTCCAATTCCCCCACCCACTACCTCCTACCTCtgaccacaaatctgatctcttttttatgagttgttgtttttttaagattccacatataagtgaatcatttggtatttgtctttatctgacttctttcatttttttttaaagattttatttatttattcatgagagacacacacacatagagagagaggtagagacacaggcagagggagaagcaagctccatgtagggagcccaacatgggactcgattccggatctccaggatcacgccctgggctgaaggtggcaccaaagagctgagccacccaggctgcccctgtcttatttcactgagcataatgccctcaagttccatccgtgtcgcaaatggcaggatttccttttcttttatggctgaataatattccattgtatatatgtattacttctttacccattcatctattggtggacacttaggttgtttccatgtcttggtcACTGTAGATGACcctacaatgaacatgggggtgcaattgtctctgtgttttcatttcctttgggtatattccCAGATGAGGGATTACCAGATCATTTagctgttctatttttaatttttttaggaacctccatactgttttgcatagtggctgcaccaatttacaatccTACCAACAGCACACAAGGAAGGGTTCCCTTTTGTCCACATCCTGGCCAGCATTTGTAATCTCTTGTCTTTGTGTTAATAGTCATTCCAATAGCTGTAAGATAATATCTcatgtgcttttgatttgcatttccctgattagtgatgtggagcatctttttatataactgttggccatttgtgtatcttctttgggaaaacatCTGTTTGGGTCCTTGGCTCGTATTTTAATCAGACTgagtttcttgttattttttaaaattttttatttaatttttaatttttttctattttttttaagattttgttttgtttattatttatgagagacacagggagagagacaggcagagacacaggcagagggagaaacaggctccatgcaggaagcccgacgctggactcgatccgggtccccaggatcaggccctgggctgaaggtggcgctaaaccgctgagccacttgggctgcctgaGTTTCTTGCTATGGAGTTGTAGGAgtttttcacatattttggatattaacctcttaacgaatatatggtttgcaaatattttttcccattccatgaatacttttcattttgttgattgtttcttctGCTATGTAGATGTTTCTCGGTTTGATATGGTCTCACTTGTatacttttgcttttggtgtcaaatccaaaaacatCGCCACGAtgatgtcaaagagcttacttcctgttttcttctaggagttttacgaTTTCTGGTCTTATATTttggtctttaatacattttgagttaatttttgtgagggGTGTAGCATAAcgatctaatttcattctttcacacgtgaatatccagtttttcggcaccatctattgaagacattgtcttttttctactgagtattcttggctcccttgtcaaatgcTAGTTGGCTGTATATTTCTGTGCTCTCAATTCTCTTCCATTGGTCTCtgtgtcgttttttttttttttttaatttttatttatttatcacagtcacacagagagagggagaggcagagagagacacaggcagagggagaagcaggctccatgcaccaggagcccgacgtgggattcgatcccagatctccaggatcgcgccctgggccaaaggcaggcgctaaaccgctgcgccacccagggatccctctgtgtcGGTTTTTATGCCAGCAGTATACTgctttgattattatagctttattttttatttattttttaaagattttatttattcattcatgagagacagacagagagagagagagagggagagagaggcagagaaacaggcagagggagaagcaggctccatgcagggagcccgacgtgggactcgatcccaggtctccaggatcacaacctgggcggaaggtggtgctaaaccgctgcccctgattaattttttttttttttttttttgcccctgattattatagctttttaTACAACTTGGAATCTGGTCTACTTAGTTCTTCCTTATTCAGGATTTTTTGTGAATCTTAGGATCTTTTTTCTAcatctgcaaaaacaaaaaagccattggaatcttgataggaACTCCACTGAATGTGTAAATGACTTTGGGTAAATAATGgacattttaccaatattaattctttcaatccacgAACATGggataattttccatttatttgtgttatctTCATCGATGTCTTGCAATTTTCAGAGTGGAGATCTCTCACTTCCTCGGTTaagttattcctaggtattttattgttttcgatgctactgtaaatgggataatttaatttctttttttagatcattcattgttagtgtataaaagtACTGCTGATTTTTGTAGGTGAATTTTGCACCCCacgactttactgaattcattgatcagCTCTAACAGATTCTTGGTatagtctttaggattttctatagaTAAAATCATGCCGTCTATAAATAGAGACAATGTTACTTCTTCCTATCCAATTCTGATGACTTTTGTGTTTAAGAATTAATGTTCTCCTCAAAACCACGATACCATGATCATAACTAAGAATACTGAATTCCCTATCATTCATCCCCCCAATCCCCACCACTCCCACTGAGATCCGATCATGGTTCATATACGGCCATGCTGCGTTCGCCTTCTTTAATCTGGAGGAGTCCTGTGACAATGACCTCCTGAAGACTAGCTTTCAAGGTGAGTTTTCTTGCAGAAAGCCCCATATCCCAGAATGGCCTGTCTCCTCATGGCGCTGTTTACTTTTACCGCCTTAGGGAGGCTCTATCCTAAGTACCTTTAATGTTCACCCCAAGTTCTCAAACTCAAGTGGGTGCATCAGCCTCCCCTGGAGGGCCTGTGGACACACagctggcccccacccccaggccatgGGATTTCATAGGTGCAGGGTGAGCCCAGGACTCTGCAGCTCTGACAGGTTCTGGGgtctgctgccgctgctgctgctgatcAGAGGGCCTCGCTGTGAGACCTACTGGCTGATGCATAATCCACTCCATGCATGACGGGAAGGTGGGACATGAGGATCTGGAGTGAACATGAGATGGGAAGACTTGAACTTTTTTGAGGCTCTAAATGTATCCACAGCCGACTGTCTCCCGTCCTCCTAGCACCCCATGCAGTCTGCTGCCTCCAATATGATCAGATTGTTGTGCATCAACTAGCTGGCCACTTCACTAGGCCCAATCATGTATATTAAAACCTTGTCCACGCCAAAGGCACAGTGTTGGGTCCACCCAACACTCACTCCCTAAATGCCAGGGCACTACACTCCTTCATGGTACCTTCCAGAGGCATCAGGAGCATCTGACTGACTGTAGCTTTGACTTTGAAGCTTTTGCACTTAATCCCAGCAAACAATGAGACAAACCAACTGTTTTGGTCTCAGGGCTCCAAGATTTTGTTTCGATGTGTtctatctatttatatctatcacagtagaaagaaaagctaatttccaacaaattttttttttgaaacagtgatccatttttcttaacttttatttattaagtgatctctactcctaatgggctcaaactcacaaccccaacaaTAAGAGTCAaatgcttgggacgcctgggtggctcgttggtttagcgcctgcctttggctcaggtggtgattctggagtcctggtatcgagtactgcatcaggttccctgcagggagcctgcttctccctctgcctgtgtctctgcctctctctgtgtgtctctcatgaataaaatctttaaaaaaagaaaaatagaatttcattgggggcacctgggtggctcaattaagtgtctgactgtttgactcttgatctcagctcagagatcttagggtggtgagttcaagccccatgttgggctccacgctagacatggaggctacttaaaagaataaaataagggacacctgagtggctcagtggttgagcatctgcctttggcttgggggtGTGTggtcccacggtcctgggatcaggtcccacatcaggctccctgcatggagcctgcttctccctctacctgtgtctgtgtctctcatgaataaataaataaaatctttaaaaatatataagaaataaaaaataaaataaaaagaacttcatTATGATTTTGTACTTAGATATACCTACATTCTAAGGCtaatttttcataaacattttttttttattaagtatccTTAATTTTTCAGGAGTTtgaggtttacagaaaaattaagtgaaaagtataaattcatttttaaacattcttaatttgcttaaaaataataacaaacccATTATATGTTaacacaaataatatatttttcatgaaaaataactgctttccaaaacaaaacccctcaCAACGAAAACAGTGgagatgttttgtgtttttacaaAAATCTCTGTGATATCTGCTTTGTGAAAAGAGGGCTGGTTCTTCAGATCTGGTTTTGAATCCGTAGAAATCAGATGCCAGCCACAAAACATGGGCCACAGGTGTGATTTAAAtatttctagtagccacattaaaaaaagagcaaaaaagaaacatCGATGTTAAGATATTTAGCCCAATGTATTTAACTATTATCAACATGGAATTGATATAAAAAACTATGGAAGCGTGCCTTGAATGCCTGGCCTTGCAGATACCCATGAAGGGCCCCAGGGAACCCCTCCAGGGTTCCTCAGAGCatactttgagaactactggacTAGCCTCAATAACCAAAGCCATGTAACACGTACTGCCATGTTATCAAGGAGTTAAGTTAGGTGACCAGAGGGTACAAGGACCCCCAGGGGGATTTccaggtggggagagagaatgttaaCACAGGTACGACTCTAATAAGAACTGCATTTCTATGCAGCAAGGGTGGTAAGAAGCAACCTGCCTCCCCTGGAGACTCTCAAAATCCTAAATAGGACATGAGCAACTCTGATGTCCTGCCTGTATCCACTTCCTGGGGCTGCCAAGTACCACTGgttgagtggcttaaacaacaggatCATATTTTCACATGGTCTGGAAGGCACAGCATGAGgtcaaggtgtcaacagggtGGTGCCTTCTGAGGTCAGGAGGGAGAATCCATCCCAAGCTTCCTCCCAGCTTCTGGGGTGTGTGGGAAATCCCTGGCCTTCTTGACTCCTGGAAGCATCCtcctgatctctgccttcatcttcacgtGGTCTTCTCCCTGTGGTTTCCTGGGTCAAGGATCCCCTCCATGTGAGGCTGCCAACCACCCTGGATAAGGGGCCCACCCCCATCCAGAGCCCAGGGAGAGCTGGCTCTGTGCAGCTGGATGTAGATGTCCCTCAACATAGAGAATCGAGATTGGGTGGATCCCAGAAGTGCACAACGACGACTTAATTTTGGAGCAGAGCCCCTTCATGAGCCATGGAGTATTTACAaggccaggcactatgcta is a genomic window of Vulpes vulpes isolate BD-2025 chromosome 10, VulVul3, whole genome shotgun sequence containing:
- the BRI3BP gene encoding BRI3-binding protein; the protein is MGARASGGLRARARLPRPPPPLLLLLLLLGLLAPGAQGARGRGGAEKNSYRRSANTFSQSVSSLFGEDNVRAAQKFLTRLTERFVLGVDMFVETLWKVWMELLDVLGLDVSSLSQYFSPASVANSPARALLLVGIVLLAYWFLSLTLGFTFSLLHVVFGRFFWVARVILFSMSCVYVLHKYEGEPENAVLPLCFVVAIYFMTGPMGFYWRSSPSGPSVEEKLEHLESQVRLLNIRLNKVLESLDRANGK